From a region of the Triticum aestivum cultivar Chinese Spring chromosome 7D, IWGSC CS RefSeq v2.1, whole genome shotgun sequence genome:
- the LOC123164554 gene encoding protein MICRORCHIDIA 2 encodes MPAAMAGGSGGMGSGPRSLDCRSFWKAGAFEAPSAATRESHDVLETGDFDRARVHPKFLHTNATSHKWAFGAIAELLDNAVDEICNGATFVKVDKSINLKDSSPMLVFQDDGGGMDPEGVRQCMSLGFSTKKSKTTIGQYGNGFKTSTMRLGADAIVFTRAIRGSNVTLSVGLLSYTFLRRTMKDDIVVPVLDFQIQDDHIVPLVYGSQGDWDSSLKIILDWSPFSSMGELLQQFKDIESHGTKVVIYDLWMNDDGLLELDFDDDDEDILLRDQAKATAGTTKIQKEIIEQHISHRLRFSLRAYTSILYLKKYANFQIILRGKVVEHINIAHDLKFKKIFTYKPQVTHDSQVVSVKVDVGFAKEAPVLGIFGMNVYHKNRLIMPFWKVLQEGSSRGRSVVGVLEANFIEPAHDKQDFERTPLFIRLETKLRQIIIEYWKNNCHLIGYQPMNPQLKTQYKAAKGSGGPGHQFQQKSSTAQRIGAHSSSTAQRIGAHSSNLLPETYDDAAVFGLRTNGAGSGLQFSGQAQENSTNSASLEEDLVNIASDAELDPNFIEKLSDENISLFTRREELKQRDTQLKQTILELEHELEETKRKCSQLSTELQVRKSQQQLPYM; translated from the exons ATGCCAGCGGCGATGGCCGGCGGCTCAGGCGGCATGGGCAGCGGTCCTCGATCCCTCGATTGCCGCAGCTTCTGGAAAGCCGGCGCGTTCGAGGCCCCCTCCGCCGCCACCCGCGAGTCCCACG ACGTGCTGGAGACAGGGGACTTCGACCGCGCGCGGGTGCACCCCAAGTTCCTCCACACCAACGCGACCTCCCACAAGTGGGCGTTCGGAG CTATAGCTGAACTTCTTGACAACGCAGTTGACGAG ATTTGCAACGGAGCCACATTTGTAAAAGTGGATAAAAGCATCAATTTAAAAGACAGTAGCCCAATGCTGGTTTTCCAAG ACGATGGAGGAGGAATGGATCCTGAAGGTGTGCGGCAATGCATGAGTTTAGGATTCTCAACCAAGAAATCAAAGACAACCATTGGCCAGT ATGGAAATGGCTTTAAGACGAGCACAATGAGACTTGGTGCTGATGCAATTGTTTTTACTCGTGCAATCCGTGGGAG TAATGTTACCTTGAGTGTTGGCTTGCTCTCATACACTTTCTTGAGGAGAACAATGAAGGATGACATAGTTGTCCCTGTG CTCGATTTTCAAATCCAAGATGACCACATTGTACCTTTGGTGTATGGTTCACAAGGTGATTGGGATAGTAGCTTGAAGATAATACTTGATTGGTCCCCCTTTTCTTCAATGGGAGAACTGCTACAGCAG TTCAAGGATATTGAGAGCCATGGAACTAAGGTGGTGATATACGATCTATGGATGAATGATGATGGCCTTTTAGAACTTGactttgatgatgacgatgag GACATATTACTTAGAGATCAAGCTAAAGCTACTGCGGGGACGACAAAGATCCAAAAAGAAATTATTGAGCAACATATATCCCACAGACTCAGATTCTCTTTGCGA GCGTATACTTCCATCCTTTATCTTAAGAAGTATGCAAACTTCCAAATTATATTAAGAGGAAAAGTGGTTGAACATATAAACATTGCTCATGATCTGAAGTTCAAGAAAATATTTACTTACAAGCCTCAAGTCACGCATGATTCTCAAGTG GTCTCAGTGAAGGTAGATGTCGGATTTGCCAAGGAGGCGCCAGTTTTGGGCATTTTTGGGATGAATGTCTACCATAAAAACCGACTAATAATG CCCTTCTGGAAGGTTCTTCAGGAAGGATCTAGCAGAGGGAGGAGTGTTGTAG GTGTACTTGAGGCAAATTTTATTGAACCGGCACATGACAAACAGGATTTCGAGAGGACTCCACTATTCATTCGTTTGGAAACAAAACTTAGACAAATTATCATTGAGTACTG GAAAAACAACTGTCATTTGATAGGTTACCAGCCAATGAATCCACAATTAAAAACACAGTATAAGGCTGCCAAAGGTTCAGGTGGTCCTGGACATCAGTTTCAGCAGAAATCATCGACTGCTCAGAGGATTGGAGCGCATTCATCATCGACTGCTCAGAGGATTGGAGCGCATTCATCAAATTTGCTACCGGAAACATATGATGATGCAGCAGTCTTTGGACTGAGAACTAATGGTGCAG GTTCTGGGTTGCAATTTTCTGGCCAAGCACAAGAAAACAGTACGAATTCAGCAAGCTTGGAAGAG GATCTAGTCAATATTGCCTCTGATGCTGAACTTGATCCTAATTTCATTGAGAAGCTGAGTGATGAAAACATTTCTCTGTTCACAAG GCGCGAAGAGCTTAAACAACGAGATACACAATTGAAGCAGACG ATTTTGGAGTTGGAGCATGAACTAGAGGAAACAAAAAGGAAATGCTCTCAGCTTTCTACTGAGCTGCAGGTGCGGAAGAGCCAGCAGCAGCTCCCGTACATGTGA
- the LOC123165444 gene encoding uncharacterized protein has translation MEIAVSAVASELAGRLVSFLISKYRGQARLSKKENLESLRRLLLRVHTVVEEAEGRYITNSRMLLQLETLAEAMYRGYDALDTHGTLEQIGARPEVSGSSDSMDFRGFHSTAASKEVQTALRALEAASSEMAEFVALLAGCERMLRSPYSCHLHIDNFMFGRRVERQRVINVLMQDGHPPPGALAVLPIIGGRRVGKKTLVWSVCSDDRIRSRFPSILHVDGCEIQMIDRGRFTPPPVRTLIVVEFRSDVDDREWHEFLTLLQTLTGAGSKVVIISRLERPARFGTVNPVRINSLSREEYGYLFKVLAFGSSDPADHPRLALIGKELATMMEGSLVHLNVYSSVLRNNLNVQFWSRALRLYRTVMEANLSVFGEHPRALLDRGSTVDITRFSPSSSAAATPLRFVLLIGGRGSSGPGELPSMTFGDIIAGSVVLPMKFELVWESRLPPYTVISGTCVAQKPQHSTSPRKKRRT, from the coding sequence ATGGAGATTGCCGTCTCCGCGGTGGCAAGCGAGCTCGCCGGCCGGCTCGTGTCTTTCCTCATCAGCAAGTACAGAGGCCAGGCACGCCTGAGCAAGAAGGAGAACCTGGAGTCGCTGCGCCGGCTCCTCCTCAGAGTCCACACCGTCGTCGAGGAGGCTGAGGGGCGATACATCACCAACTCACGGATGCTGCTGCAGCTCGAGACGCTCGCGGAGGCTATGTACCGGGGGTACGACGCCCTGGACACCCATGGCACCCTGGAGCAGATCGGAGCACGACCGGAGGTGAGCGGCTCCTCAGACTCCATGGATTTCAGAGGTTTCCATAGCACAGCTGCCAGCAAAGAGGTGCAGACCGCACTGAGAGCTCTGGAGGCCGCCTCTTCGGAGATGGCCGAGTTCGTCGCGCTTCTAGCAGGCTGCGAGCGTATGCTCCGCAGCCCGTACAGCTGCCACCTTCACATCGACAACTTCATGTTTGGCCGCCGGGTCGAGAGGCAGCGGGTCATCAACGTCTTGATGCAGGACGGCCACCCTCCACCCGGGGCTCTCGCCGTGCTGCCCATCATTGGCGGCCGCAGGGTGGGCAAGAAGACGCTGGTGTGGAGCGTCTGCTCCGACGACCGGATCCGCTCTCGCTTCCCTTCCATCCTCCACGTCGACGGATGCGAGATTCAGATGATCGACCGTGGCAGGTTTACTCCTCCTCCTGTGAGGACTTTGATCGTCGTCGAGTTCCGGTCGGACGTGGATGACAGGGAATGGCACGAGTTCCTCACGCTGCTCCAAACTCTCACCGGCGCAGGGAGCAAGGTGGTGATCATAAGCCGGCTCGAGAGGCCAGCAAGGTTTGGAACCGTGAACCCCGTCCGGATCAACAGCTTGTCAAGAGAGGAATACGGCTACCTTTTCAAGGTCCTCGCCTTCGGGAGCTCCGACCCGGCGGACCACCCGCGGCTGGCGCTGATAGGGAAGGAGCTGGCGACGATGATGGAGGGGTCACTCGTGCACCTCAACGTCTACTCAAGCGTGCTGAGGAACAACCTGAACGTTCAGTTCTGGAGCCGCGCTCTGAGGCTGTACCGAACGGTGATGGAGGCTAACCTGTCCGTCTTCGGTGAGCACCCGAGAGCTCTTCTTGACAGAGGCAGCACCGTAGATATCACCAGGTTCTCGCCGTCGTCGTCAGCGGCGGCTACCCCGCTTCGATTTGTGCTGCTGATCGGTGGAAGGGGCTCTTCCGGGCCAGGTGAGCTCCCCAGTATGACATTTGGAGATATAATAGCAGGCTCTGTTGTTCTGCCGATGAAGTTCGAGCTGGTGTGGGAATCACGGTTGCCCCCTTACACCGTTATCTCCGGCACTTGTGTCGCACAGAAGCCTCAACACTCGACTTCACCGAGGAAGAAACGCCGTACATAA
- the LOC123165446 gene encoding ribosomal RNA small subunit methyltransferase yields MAGGKIQKKRHGSGGGGGGARLQGGIPFEKSKGQHILRNPALVDSIIAKAGLKPTDTVLEIGPGTGNLTKRLLEAGVKAVVAVELDPRMVLELSRRFQGHPLSSRLKVIQGDVLKCDLPYFDICVANIPYQISSPLTFKLLSHRPIFRCAVIMFQREFAMRLVAQPGDTLYCRLSVNVQLLSRVSHLLKVGRNNFRPPPKVDSSVVRIEPRKPLPPVSFKEWDGLVRICFNRKNKTLGSLFKQKRVLELLEKNYKTMQSLQLAQESEMGEEKMSPDDVAVLANMVEDLSMEIGDEKEDDDMEMDDAADGRASFKEKIMGILQQGDFAEKRSSKLSQVDFLYLLSLFNKAGIHFS; encoded by the exons ATGGCCGGCGGCAAGATCCAGAAGAAGCGccacggcagcggtggcggcggcggcggcgcgcggctgcAGGGTGGGATCCCGTTCGAGAAGTCCAAGGGCCAGCACATCCTGCGGAACCCGGCGCTGGTGGACTCCATCATCGCCAAGGCCGGCCTCAAGCCCACCGACACCGTCCTCGAGATCGGGCCCGGAACGGGAAATCTCACCAAGCGGCTGCTCGAGGCCGGCGTCAAGGCCGTTGTCGCCGTCGAGCTCGACCCGCGGATGGTTCTCGAGCTGAGCCGCCGGTTCCAGGGGCACCCCCTCTCCTCACGTCTCAAG GTTATCCAAGGAGATGTTCTTAAATGTGATCTTCCGTACTTCGATATCTGTGTGGCAAACATCCCATACCAGATATCGTCCCCCCTTACATTCAAGCTTCTGTCACACCGTCCGATCTTCAGGTGTGCTGTGATCATGTTTCAACGTGAATTTGCCATGAGACTTGTAGCACAGCCTGGAGACACTCTGTACTGCCGCCTGTCAGTGAACGTGCAGCTCTTATCTCGCGTGTCACATCTGCTGAAGGTTGGGCGGAATAACTTCAGGCCTCCACCCAAGGTAGATTCTTCAGTTGTTCGCATTGAGCCAAGGAAACCCCTCCCTCCTGTCAGCTTCAAAGAGTGGGATGGACTTGTAAGGATTTGTTTCAATCGGAAAAACAAAACTCTGGGCTCCCTTTTCAAGCAGAAGCGCGTCCTTGAGTTGCTAGAGAAGAATTACAAGACAATGCAATCTCTCCAACTTGCCCAAGAATCTGAAATGGGCGAGgagaagatgtcacctgatgatgtcgcAGTGCTGGCCAATATGGTCGAGGACCTGAGCATGGAGATCGGTGACGAGAAAGAGGACGACGACATGGAAATGGATGACGCGGCAGATGGCCGTGCTAGCTTCAAAGAAAAGATTATGGGCATATTGCAGCAGGGTGATTTTGCAGAGAAGAGGTCTTCCAAACTGAGCCAAGTTGATTTCCTCTACTTGCTGTCTCTGTTCAACAAAGCAGGTATACATTTTTCATGA
- the LOC100192147 gene encoding probable WRKY transcription factor 70: MEAPLAQVTDDLIKGRELATQLQGLLRDSPEAGGLIVDQILHAFSRAIHAARAAAAASTSERSSDVRSEVTDGASGGAKRKSASAAGGGNRRACRRRTQQSSVVTKSMESLDDGQAWRKYGQKEIHNSKHSRAYFRCTHKYDQQCAAQRQVQRCDDDEGMFRVTYIGVHACRDPAAAVAPHLLHHLSGAAQGLHAGCHLISFAPGSVATATHGTTTSTAMGSGLQGIKPESGDQEEVLSSRTPGSSALHSAAAAATAPTWPDQGDVTSTRQYGGTVSFGEYLDDYASLGDLVSYVLDH, from the exons ATGGAGGCCCCGTTGGCGCAGGTGACGGATGACCTGATCAAGGGGCGGGAGTTGGCGACGCAGCTGCAGGGCCTCCTCCGGGACTCCCCCGAGGCCGGCGGTCTCATCGTGGACCAGATCCTCCACGCCTTCTCCCGCGCCATCCACGCCGCCAGGGCCGCGGCCGCTGCCAGCACCAGCGAGAGGTCCTCGGACGTGCGGAGCGAGGTCACCGACGGCGCGAGCGGCGGCGCGAAGAGGAagtccgcctccgccgccggcggaGGAAACCGCAGGGCCTGCCGGAGAAG GACCCAGCAATCGTCCGTCGTAACGAAGAGCATGGAGAGCTTGGACGACGGGCAGGCATGGCGCAAGTACGGGCAGAAGGAGATACACAACTCCAAGCACTCGAG GGCCTACTTCCGGTGCACGCACAAGTACGACCAGCAGTGCGCGGCGCAGCGGCAGGTCCAGCGCTGCGACGATGACGAGGGCATGTTCAGGGTCACCTACATCGGCGTGCACGCCTGccgggaccccgccgccgccgtggcgccgcacctcctccaccACCTGAGCGGCGCCGCCCAAGGCCTGCACGCCGGCTGCCACCTCATCAGCTTCGCGCCCGGCAGCGTCGCTACCGCTACCCATGGCACCACCACCAGCACGGCGATGGGGTCCGGCCTGCAGGGCATAAAGCCTGAGAGCGGCGACCAGGAGGAGGTGCTGAGTAGCCGCACCCCCGGGAGCTCTGCCCTGCACAGCgccgccgcggcggcgacggcgcctacTTGGCCCGACCAGGGAGACGTGACGTCCACCCGGCAATACGGTGGCACCGTTAGCTTTGGAGAGTACCTTGATGACTATGCGTCCCTCGGGGACCTAGTGTCGTACGTACTCGATCATTGA